One genomic segment of Amycolatopsis sp. WQ 127309 includes these proteins:
- a CDS encoding acyl-ACP desaturase gives MPVPESTRLMFELEGTVEENLNRHLTAAQEWMPHEYVPWSQGRDFADLGGEAWDPEQSRVTPIARTALEVNLLTEDNLPSYHREIERAFGRDGAWGTWVHRWTAEEGRHGIAIRDYLLVTRAVDPVELERMRMETMQAGYETGDKPLLHVCAYVSFQELATRLSHRNTGRYTQDPLAEKLLARVSTDENLHMVFYRNLVKAALEISPDAMVRAITDEVLDFAMPGAVIPSFVRKAALIAKAGIYDLRIHHDDVVMPLLRYWKIFDLTGLGEVGETARQELADFLKTLNAQASRFEERRDAAAARAAARGVPAV, from the coding sequence ATGCCGGTCCCCGAAAGCACGCGCCTGATGTTCGAGCTGGAGGGCACGGTCGAGGAAAACCTCAACCGCCACCTCACGGCCGCCCAGGAGTGGATGCCGCACGAGTACGTCCCCTGGAGCCAGGGGCGTGACTTCGCCGACCTCGGCGGGGAGGCGTGGGACCCGGAGCAGTCGCGGGTCACGCCGATCGCCCGGACCGCGCTCGAGGTGAACCTCCTCACCGAGGACAACCTCCCCAGCTACCACCGCGAGATCGAGCGCGCCTTCGGCCGCGACGGCGCCTGGGGCACCTGGGTCCACCGCTGGACCGCCGAAGAGGGCCGCCACGGCATCGCCATCCGCGACTACCTGCTCGTGACGCGCGCGGTCGACCCGGTCGAGCTCGAGCGGATGCGCATGGAGACCATGCAGGCCGGCTACGAGACCGGCGACAAGCCGCTGCTGCACGTCTGCGCGTACGTGTCGTTCCAGGAGCTCGCGACGCGCCTGTCGCACCGCAACACCGGCCGCTACACGCAGGACCCGCTGGCCGAGAAGCTGCTCGCCCGGGTGTCCACGGACGAGAACCTGCACATGGTCTTCTACCGCAACCTGGTCAAGGCCGCGCTGGAGATCTCCCCCGACGCCATGGTCCGCGCCATCACCGACGAGGTCCTCGACTTCGCGATGCCCGGCGCGGTCATCCCCAGCTTCGTCCGCAAGGCGGCCCTGATCGCCAAGGCGGGCATCTACGACCTGCGCATCCACCACGACGACGTCGTGATGCCGCTGCTGCGCTACTGGAAGATCTTCGACCTGACGGGCCTCGGCGAGGTCGGCGAGACCGCGCGCCAGGAACTGGCGGACTTCCTCAAGACGCTCAACGCCCAGGCATCCCGCTTCGAGGAACGCCGCGACGCCGCGGCCGCCCGGGCGGCTGCTCGTGGGGTACCGGCGGTCTGA
- a CDS encoding 3'-5' exonuclease: MASLLNVVDVEATCWAGEPPAGEASEIIEIGLTVVDPARRARLDRHRILVRPERSAVGAFCTELTGLTQADVDAGVSFAEACRILAAEHATTRRGWASWGDYDRRQFERQCAADPATYPFGLRHLNAKARFARAYRLARPVGMDRALAMAGLPLEGRHHRGDDDAWNVSALVLHLIGRGAWPQHPQK, encoded by the coding sequence GTGGCTTCCCTGCTCAACGTCGTCGATGTCGAGGCGACGTGCTGGGCCGGCGAGCCGCCGGCCGGGGAGGCCTCCGAGATCATCGAGATCGGCCTCACCGTCGTCGACCCCGCGCGGCGGGCTCGGCTCGACCGGCACCGGATCCTGGTGCGTCCGGAGCGCTCGGCCGTCGGCGCTTTCTGCACCGAGCTGACCGGGCTCACCCAGGCCGACGTCGACGCCGGCGTCAGCTTCGCCGAGGCGTGCCGGATCCTCGCGGCCGAGCACGCCACGACCCGGCGCGGCTGGGCCAGCTGGGGCGACTACGACCGCCGTCAGTTCGAGCGCCAGTGCGCGGCCGACCCGGCGACCTACCCCTTCGGCCTGCGTCACCTCAACGCGAAGGCCCGCTTCGCGCGCGCCTACCGCCTGGCCCGGCCCGTCGGCATGGACCGCGCGCTGGCCATGGCCGGGCTGCCCCTGGAGGGCCGGCACCACCGCGGGGACGACGACGCGTGGAACGTCTCGGCGCTCGTCCTGCACCTCATCGGCCGCGGTGCCTGGCCGCAACATCCCCAGAAGTGA
- a CDS encoding extracellular solute-binding protein, whose product MNRRSLAAVAGSLTFALALTACGTSAGPAAAPGGGQLTVWLMNGDLSDQATAAINAAFEKATGAKVTVQIQEWDNINTKISTALAQDTTPDVIEIGNTDVSLFAANGALADLTGHRDDLAAGQTWLPGLAAPATVDGKIYAAPLFAGNRAVIYDKQLWADAGVAAPPTTFAELTADLDKIKAKHPEPGFSAFHFPGQYWYGALQFVWDAGGELATESGGKWAGALESPAAQRGLQAWKDFQAAYSTPASRNVDTKAPDQAAMFAAGGAGAILDTSVNTVLKNKPELKDRLGTFPFPSATPGKSQPVFLGGSDLGIAAKSKNQDLALAYLKAAASPAVQRDAIVGIDGWTPVSPQIIDQVTPTLPPIRAAFYAAAKSSGATPATPGWATIESDKSVNTFFADIATGRKSVADAARDFDAHLGQALNAAP is encoded by the coding sequence GTGAACAGACGCTCCCTGGCCGCCGTGGCCGGCTCGCTCACCTTCGCTCTCGCCCTGACCGCCTGCGGCACCTCGGCCGGACCGGCCGCCGCGCCGGGTGGCGGGCAGCTCACCGTGTGGCTGATGAACGGTGACCTGAGCGACCAGGCCACCGCCGCGATCAACGCCGCGTTCGAGAAGGCCACCGGCGCGAAGGTGACCGTGCAGATCCAAGAGTGGGACAACATCAACACCAAGATCAGCACGGCGCTGGCGCAGGACACCACGCCGGACGTGATCGAGATCGGCAACACCGACGTCTCGCTGTTCGCCGCCAACGGCGCGCTGGCCGACCTCACCGGGCACCGCGACGACCTCGCCGCCGGCCAGACCTGGCTGCCCGGCCTGGCGGCACCGGCCACTGTGGACGGAAAGATCTACGCCGCGCCGCTGTTCGCCGGCAACCGCGCGGTGATCTACGACAAGCAGCTCTGGGCCGACGCCGGGGTCGCCGCGCCGCCCACGACGTTCGCCGAGCTCACCGCCGACCTCGACAAGATCAAGGCCAAGCACCCGGAGCCGGGCTTCTCCGCGTTCCACTTCCCCGGGCAGTACTGGTACGGCGCGCTGCAGTTCGTCTGGGACGCGGGCGGCGAGCTGGCCACCGAGTCCGGCGGCAAGTGGGCCGGCGCGCTCGAATCGCCGGCCGCGCAGCGCGGGCTCCAGGCGTGGAAGGACTTCCAGGCCGCCTACTCGACGCCCGCGTCGCGCAACGTCGACACCAAGGCGCCCGACCAGGCCGCGATGTTCGCCGCCGGTGGCGCCGGGGCCATCCTCGACACCAGCGTGAACACCGTGCTGAAGAACAAGCCCGAGCTGAAGGACCGGCTCGGCACGTTCCCCTTCCCCAGCGCGACGCCGGGCAAGAGCCAGCCGGTGTTCCTCGGCGGGTCCGACCTCGGGATCGCGGCGAAGAGCAAGAACCAGGACCTCGCGCTCGCCTACCTGAAGGCCGCGGCGAGCCCGGCCGTCCAGCGGGACGCCATCGTCGGCATCGACGGCTGGACGCCGGTGTCACCGCAGATCATCGACCAGGTGACGCCGACGCTGCCGCCGATCCGGGCCGCGTTCTACGCCGCCGCGAAGTCGAGCGGCGCCACGCCGGCCACCCCGGGCTGGGCGACCATCGAGAGCGACAAGTCCGTCAACACCTTCTTCGCCGACATCGCGACCGGCCGCAAGTCCGTGGCCGACGCGGCGCGGGACTTCGACGCCCACTTGGGCCAAGCGCTCAACGCCGCCCCGTGA
- a CDS encoding carbohydrate ABC transporter permease, whose amino-acid sequence MKVLKRPAPVVAPRPAPRRKRRRPLLPYGLLLPAVVVLGLVLGYPLVRLLLISFQEYGLRALFTGTAGWAGWDNYAAVLGDDQLVPVLLRTVGFCVALVAGTLVIGTGVALMLRRLGPRMRVAVTMSLIAAWALPNVASTLVWQWLFQPGYGVVNWLLSQLGLGDFTQHDWTTTPASAFTLVWLLVVWQSVPFVALTLHAGLTQIPRSYYEAATLDGAGPWRVHLTITWPFLQPIFGLVTILSVIWDFTVFNQIWILTQGGPSQGTTTLGIWTFTRAFSTNSFGQGAAIAVVSVLLLLAMTIVYVRRLVRTGEDL is encoded by the coding sequence GTGAAGGTCCTGAAGCGACCCGCGCCGGTCGTGGCACCGCGGCCCGCGCCGCGGCGGAAGCGACGACGTCCGCTGCTGCCCTACGGCCTGCTCCTGCCCGCGGTCGTCGTCCTCGGGCTGGTGCTGGGGTACCCGCTGGTCCGGCTGCTGCTGATCTCGTTCCAGGAGTACGGCCTGCGCGCCCTGTTCACCGGCACGGCCGGGTGGGCGGGCTGGGACAACTACGCCGCGGTGCTCGGCGACGACCAGCTGGTCCCGGTGCTGCTGCGCACGGTCGGGTTCTGCGTGGCGCTCGTCGCCGGGACGCTCGTGATCGGCACCGGCGTCGCGCTGATGCTACGGCGGCTCGGGCCCCGGATGCGGGTCGCCGTCACGATGAGCCTGATCGCGGCGTGGGCGTTGCCGAACGTGGCGTCCACCCTGGTCTGGCAGTGGCTCTTCCAGCCGGGCTACGGCGTGGTGAACTGGCTGCTGTCGCAGCTGGGCCTCGGCGACTTCACCCAGCACGACTGGACGACGACCCCGGCGTCGGCGTTCACGCTCGTCTGGCTGCTGGTGGTGTGGCAGTCGGTGCCGTTCGTGGCGCTCACCCTGCACGCCGGGCTGACGCAGATCCCCCGCTCGTACTACGAAGCGGCCACATTGGACGGTGCCGGGCCGTGGCGGGTGCACCTGACGATCACCTGGCCGTTCCTGCAGCCGATCTTCGGCCTGGTCACGATCCTCTCGGTGATCTGGGACTTCACCGTGTTCAACCAGATCTGGATCCTCACCCAGGGCGGCCCCAGCCAGGGCACGACGACGCTCGGGATCTGGACGTTCACCCGGGCCTTCAGCACCAACTCCTTCGGCCAGGGCGCGGCGATCGCCGTCGTCTCGGTCCTGCTGCTGCTGGCCATGACCATCGTGTACGTGCGCCGGCTGGTGCGAACGGGAGAGGACCTGTGA
- a CDS encoding carbohydrate ABC transporter permease: MRGRRIGTNAMATLFCLVWVFPVYWMVNTAFKPRGDILSPTPQFLPVHFTLGNFADALAKPGFTRDLLNSVVVTVSVVLLAIVVAFLAATALTRFRFFGRRSFLIGVLILQMVPVPALVIPLFLGLKSAHLLNNLFGLTLTYVALVLPFTIWTLRGFLHGIPVELEEAAMVDGATRGRIMGSVLLPLVLPGLIATSVFAFITAWNDFLFAYVIMKDQSGYTLPVWLVSFSTSTGTDYGGLIAASTLFALPVVVFFALVQRHLVEGMTAGAVKG; this comes from the coding sequence ATGCGGGGACGCCGGATCGGGACCAACGCCATGGCGACGCTGTTCTGCCTGGTGTGGGTGTTCCCGGTCTACTGGATGGTGAACACGGCCTTCAAGCCGCGCGGCGACATCCTGAGCCCGACGCCGCAGTTCCTCCCGGTGCACTTCACCCTCGGCAACTTCGCCGACGCGCTCGCGAAACCGGGCTTCACCCGTGACCTCCTCAACAGCGTCGTCGTGACGGTGTCGGTGGTCCTGCTGGCGATCGTCGTGGCGTTCCTCGCGGCGACGGCGTTGACGCGGTTCCGGTTCTTCGGCCGCCGCAGCTTCCTCATCGGCGTGCTGATCCTGCAGATGGTGCCGGTGCCCGCCCTGGTCATCCCGCTGTTCCTCGGCCTCAAGAGCGCGCACCTGCTCAACAACCTGTTCGGGCTCACCCTCACCTACGTGGCGCTGGTGCTGCCGTTCACGATCTGGACGTTGCGGGGCTTCCTGCACGGCATCCCGGTCGAGCTCGAGGAGGCGGCCATGGTCGACGGGGCGACGCGCGGGCGCATCATGGGCTCGGTGCTGCTGCCGCTCGTGCTGCCGGGGCTCATCGCGACCAGCGTGTTCGCGTTCATCACGGCCTGGAACGACTTCCTGTTCGCCTACGTGATCATGAAGGACCAGTCCGGCTACACGCTGCCGGTGTGGCTGGTCTCGTTCAGCACCAGCACCGGGACTGACTACGGCGGCCTGATCGCCGCGTCGACGCTGTTCGCGCTGCCGGTGGTCGTGTTCTTCGCGCTCGTCCAGCGCCACCTCGTCGAGGGCATGACCGCGGGCGCGGTGAAGGGCTAG
- a CDS encoding beta-N-acetylhexosaminidase — protein MLSLIPRPVELVRHSGFFALDGGVRVVAGPGAGRAADLLTGFVGVGHGAEIRLSLRPGLGPEEYELDVTEDLVTLVASAEAGLFHGVQTLRQLGPDRWPCLRIRDRPRLAWRGVLLDVARHFMPLGFLHEFVDLIALHKYNVLHLHLTDDQGWRLEIDGRPKLTDVGAWRSESMVGAAGSTVFDGVPHGGFYTRAELRGLVGHAAARGVRVVPEVDLPGHVRAALAAYPELGNDPRRRLPVWTEWGISPDILGMHDEALDFCRDVLAQTAEIFPSRHLHIGGDECPTTQWETAPAALARAQALGLRDTAELHAWFLGELHGFLGELGRQSVCWDETGRSPGTLPPAMTVASWRDAAHGAQAVARGHQVIMAPHTSTYFDYPQTDGPGEPPRELVTTLADVHAYDPLEGNLPAADPDNGGRPGVIGTQAQLWTEHAPTPDHVRQLAFPRLCALAESAWSPGPRDYADFEARLAGHLDLLRALNALPKERVRFPGGLPALRKPRT, from the coding sequence GTGCTCTCGTTGATCCCCCGGCCCGTGGAACTGGTGCGGCACAGCGGTTTCTTCGCGCTCGACGGCGGCGTGCGCGTCGTCGCCGGTCCCGGTGCCGGACGCGCGGCCGACCTCCTGACCGGCTTCGTCGGCGTAGGCCACGGCGCGGAGATCCGGCTGTCGCTGCGGCCCGGGCTCGGGCCGGAAGAGTACGAGCTGGACGTCACCGAGGACCTCGTGACGCTCGTGGCGAGTGCGGAAGCCGGGCTGTTCCACGGCGTCCAGACGCTGCGGCAGCTCGGCCCGGACCGCTGGCCGTGCCTGCGGATCCGCGACCGGCCGCGGCTTGCCTGGCGCGGGGTGCTGCTCGACGTCGCCCGGCACTTCATGCCCCTGGGCTTCCTGCACGAGTTCGTCGACCTCATCGCCCTGCACAAGTACAACGTGCTGCACCTGCACCTCACCGACGACCAGGGCTGGCGGCTCGAGATCGACGGCCGCCCCAAGCTGACCGACGTCGGCGCGTGGCGCAGCGAGTCGATGGTCGGCGCGGCCGGCAGCACGGTCTTCGACGGCGTCCCGCACGGCGGGTTCTACACCCGCGCCGAGCTGCGCGGGCTGGTCGGCCACGCGGCCGCCCGCGGCGTGCGGGTCGTGCCGGAGGTCGACCTGCCCGGGCACGTCCGGGCGGCGCTGGCCGCCTACCCGGAGCTCGGCAACGACCCGCGGCGGCGGCTGCCGGTGTGGACCGAGTGGGGCATCAGCCCCGACATCCTCGGCATGCACGACGAGGCTCTGGACTTCTGCCGCGACGTCCTGGCGCAGACCGCGGAGATCTTCCCCTCGCGGCACCTGCACATCGGCGGGGACGAATGCCCGACGACGCAGTGGGAGACCGCGCCCGCCGCCCTCGCCCGCGCGCAGGCGCTCGGGTTGCGGGACACCGCCGAGCTGCACGCCTGGTTCCTCGGCGAGCTGCACGGGTTCCTCGGCGAGCTGGGCCGGCAGTCGGTCTGCTGGGACGAAACGGGCCGCTCGCCGGGCACCCTGCCGCCGGCGATGACCGTGGCCAGCTGGCGCGACGCCGCCCACGGCGCGCAGGCCGTCGCCCGCGGCCATCAGGTGATCATGGCGCCGCACACGTCGACCTACTTCGACTACCCGCAGACCGACGGGCCGGGCGAGCCGCCGCGCGAGCTCGTCACCACCCTGGCCGACGTCCACGCCTACGACCCGCTCGAAGGGAACCTGCCCGCCGCCGACCCGGACAACGGCGGCCGGCCCGGCGTCATCGGCACGCAGGCGCAGCTGTGGACCGAGCACGCGCCGACCCCCGACCACGTGCGGCAGCTGGCCTTCCCGCGGCTGTGCGCGCTCGCCGAGTCGGCCTGGTCCCCGGGCCCGCGCGACTATGCTGACTTCGAAGCCCGCTTGGCCGGTCACCTGGATCTGCTGCGCGCGCTGAACGCCCTGCCGAAGGAGCGCGTCCGGTTCCCGGGCGGGCTCCCCGCACTCCGAAAGCCGAGAACTTGA
- a CDS encoding GntR family transcriptional regulator — MTADALGPDRPPTAKRDRVRRHLLNVIEKAGPGTGLASERDLAQELGVSRPTVRAAIDELTRTGLLVRQRGRGTFTSPHKVTQELAGSAAGLGVPPAEGNWTSEVVAFTTAPASAPRAARLEVAGGAPVLRVTRVRYVDDEPIAIERLDLPAELVPGLAPADMEAGNFYRLLRERFGITVAEAEQTMEPAVTNPEQAELLDVPVYAPILQVERVTRDTAGRIVELTRSVYRGDRYRITSKLRFDADSG, encoded by the coding sequence TTGACCGCAGACGCGCTCGGACCCGACCGGCCGCCCACCGCGAAACGGGACCGGGTCCGCCGCCACCTGCTGAACGTGATCGAGAAGGCGGGGCCGGGCACCGGGCTGGCCTCGGAACGCGACCTGGCGCAGGAGCTGGGTGTCTCCCGCCCGACCGTCCGCGCGGCCATCGACGAGCTGACCCGCACCGGTCTGCTGGTCCGCCAGCGCGGCCGCGGCACGTTCACCAGCCCGCACAAGGTCACCCAGGAGCTCGCCGGCAGCGCCGCGGGCCTGGGCGTGCCGCCGGCGGAGGGGAACTGGACCAGCGAGGTCGTCGCGTTCACGACGGCGCCGGCGAGCGCCCCGCGCGCCGCACGGCTGGAGGTCGCCGGTGGCGCGCCGGTCCTGCGGGTGACGCGCGTGCGCTACGTCGACGACGAGCCGATCGCCATCGAGCGCCTCGACCTGCCCGCCGAGCTCGTGCCCGGGCTGGCGCCGGCCGACATGGAGGCCGGGAACTTCTACCGGCTGCTGCGGGAGCGGTTCGGGATCACCGTGGCCGAGGCCGAGCAGACGATGGAACCGGCCGTGACCAACCCCGAGCAGGCCGAGCTGCTGGACGTCCCGGTGTACGCGCCGATCCTGCAGGTCGAGCGGGTCACCCGCGACACCGCCGGCCGGATCGTCGAGCTGACCCGCTCGGTGTACCGCGGTGACCGCTACCGGATCACCTCGAAGCTGCGGTTCGACGCCGACTCCGGCTGA
- a CDS encoding metalloregulator ArsR/SmtB family transcription factor: MHEPQAGALAAVAALDEPTRRRLYDYVVRQPGPVSRDDVAAALSVPRPTVAFHLDRLVDAQLLAVGHERRTGRTGPGAGRPAKLYRRSDRQVTVSLPERDYELAGHLLATAVEEAGETGGSAREILALRARELGEQRGAAAADLTAALEAHGFEPRAEEGEVALGNCPFHRLARAHPELVCEMNLALVAGLLTGVGAPELTARPDPRPGRCCVRLTASWAPS, encoded by the coding sequence ATGCACGAACCCCAGGCCGGTGCGCTGGCCGCGGTCGCCGCGCTCGACGAGCCCACCCGGCGCCGGCTGTACGACTACGTCGTCCGCCAGCCCGGGCCGGTGAGCCGCGACGACGTCGCCGCCGCCCTGAGTGTGCCCCGGCCGACCGTCGCGTTCCACCTCGACCGCCTGGTGGACGCCCAGCTCCTCGCCGTCGGGCACGAACGCCGCACCGGCCGCACCGGGCCGGGGGCCGGGCGCCCGGCGAAGCTGTACCGCCGCTCGGACCGGCAGGTGACGGTCTCGCTGCCGGAACGCGACTACGAGCTGGCCGGGCACCTCCTGGCGACGGCGGTCGAGGAGGCCGGCGAGACCGGTGGCTCGGCCCGGGAGATCCTGGCGTTGCGGGCCCGGGAGCTGGGGGAGCAGCGGGGGGCCGCCGCAGCCGATCTCACAGCGGCACTCGAGGCGCACGGGTTCGAGCCCCGGGCCGAGGAGGGTGAGGTGGCGCTGGGGAACTGCCCGTTCCACCGGCTGGCCCGGGCGCACCCGGAACTGGTCTGCGAGATGAACCTCGCGCTGGTGGCGGGCCTGCTGACCGGCGTGGGGGCGCCGGAGCTGACCGCGCGCCCCGACCCGCGGCCGGGCCGGTGCTGCGTGCGGCTGACGGCGTCCTGGGCGCCGTCCTAG
- the folE gene encoding GTP cyclohydrolase I FolE — MSEPVPLRHLGVVPDRDAFDLHAAERAVADLLRALGKDPTSEHLGDTPRRVANAYAEMLRPRDFKLTTFPNDEGYDELVLAKSIPVQSLCEHHMLPFRGVAHVGYLPGERILGLSKLARVVELFARDLQVQERLTKQVADWLQEHLAPKGVGVVIEAEHLCMSLRGVRASGALTVTSSLHGLVREEPKTRQEFFALTGVVA; from the coding sequence ATGAGCGAACCGGTTCCCCTCCGGCACCTCGGTGTCGTCCCCGACCGCGACGCCTTCGACCTCCACGCGGCCGAACGCGCGGTGGCCGACCTGCTGCGGGCGCTGGGCAAGGACCCGACCTCGGAGCACCTCGGCGACACCCCGCGGCGGGTGGCGAACGCCTACGCGGAGATGCTGCGGCCCCGCGACTTCAAGCTGACGACGTTCCCCAACGACGAGGGCTACGACGAGCTCGTGCTCGCCAAGAGCATCCCGGTGCAGTCCCTGTGCGAGCACCACATGCTGCCCTTCCGCGGCGTCGCGCACGTGGGCTACCTGCCGGGCGAGCGCATCCTCGGCCTCTCGAAGCTCGCCCGGGTCGTCGAGCTGTTCGCCCGCGACCTGCAGGTGCAGGAGCGGCTGACCAAGCAGGTCGCCGACTGGCTCCAGGAGCACCTCGCGCCGAAGGGCGTCGGCGTGGTGATCGAGGCCGAGCACCTCTGCATGTCCCTGCGCGGGGTCCGGGCGAGCGGCGCGCTCACCGTCACCTCGTCGCTGCACGGCTTGGTGCGCGAAGAACCCAAGACGCGGCAGGAGTTCTTCGCGCTGACCGGCGTCGTCGCCTAG